From a single Cytophagales bacterium WSM2-2 genomic region:
- a CDS encoding NAD-dependent epimerase, whose protein sequence is MNKKIIVIAGGTGFLGNVLVKHLSKDYELIILTRGRTQRIDDVQHVHWDGRTIGEWSKELEGADVLINLNGKSVDCRYTEKNKKLIYSTRLEATAVLGEAVQLAKNPPRLWINAASATIYRHSMDKEMDEFTGEIGTGFSVDVCLKWEEAVNRIKTPFTRKVLIRTGIVLGKKDGPLKPLRLLAQLGLGGKHGPGDQYFSWLHEDDFAHIISFIMANASTSGAYNVTAPTPVSNQQVMKALRSSLKIPIGLPMPEWLLKLGAVLIGTETELILKSRRVIPLRLLQAGYKFKHESIEAAMNDLVR, encoded by the coding sequence ATGAATAAGAAAATAATAGTAATCGCCGGTGGTACAGGATTTTTGGGAAATGTCCTGGTGAAGCATCTTTCTAAAGACTATGAACTGATCATCCTGACCCGAGGTCGAACCCAGCGAATTGATGATGTGCAGCATGTACATTGGGATGGAAGAACAATCGGTGAATGGTCAAAAGAACTGGAGGGCGCTGACGTATTGATTAATCTCAATGGGAAATCAGTTGACTGTCGATATACCGAGAAAAATAAAAAACTGATCTACTCTACGCGATTGGAGGCTACTGCCGTATTGGGTGAAGCCGTTCAACTCGCCAAAAATCCCCCACGTCTTTGGATCAACGCAGCCTCTGCAACTATATACCGTCATTCAATGGATAAGGAAATGGATGAGTTTACAGGAGAGATTGGCACAGGTTTCTCGGTTGATGTTTGCCTGAAATGGGAAGAAGCAGTTAACAGGATTAAGACACCGTTCACACGCAAAGTACTGATCAGGACGGGAATCGTTCTGGGAAAAAAAGATGGTCCTCTGAAACCATTGCGACTTCTGGCTCAACTCGGATTGGGAGGGAAGCACGGACCCGGAGATCAGTATTTCAGTTGGCTTCATGAAGATGATTTTGCGCACATCATCAGTTTTATCATGGCGAATGCTTCAACTTCCGGAGCCTACAACGTGACAGCGCCAACACCCGTCTCCAATCAGCAAGTAATGAAGGCGCTAAGATCATCACTAAAAATTCCGATCGGCTTGCCCATGCCTGAGTGGTTGCTGAAGCTTGGAGCTGTTCTGATAGGAACTGAAACGGAATTGATTTTGAAAAGCAGGAGAGTTATTCCACTTCGGTTGCTTCAGGCGGGATATAAATTCAAGCATGAATCCATTGAAGCGGCCATGAACGATCTCGTTCGATAG
- a CDS encoding multidrug ABC transporter permease codes for MSMTTGNNRHIFTVALKSVGFAWRANKVLFLILVFFNVFQGSVVYLQFTSFSSIVDRIVEIRQGKSVFQNLIYPSIVLGLSFLVPTIVSNAVNFFRAKFRLELDMQLDLHKIDKQSELDIGVIESSSYQNLLRSAQEWGTSSMLSLQDFIFSSATSFAGIITSMIILWSLNYWLVVFAIMAAAPVYFFYKKYSMEVFRIRYFSLDDHRIISNRISHFEQLQKAVDVILLKLKSWLRLQVSERMHSYNSKIIDAERRKAISYNFLSLWYLTFLFAAIALMTKQAIEGTMAVGGLLLAFNTYTRFYQTVNGYVESISWTEEASRYAARWFDLFEMQPNIRSKENAKHHPFDVPPLIEFKNVSFHYPVETGESPYVLKNLSFTIKPGEKIAIVGVNGAGKTTVIKLLCRIYDPTDGAILINGVDLKDIQLEDWQSAIGILFQDFPIYNLTIRESIGVGRITDTIDQQKLEQAAKFSGADEFITSYDQLIWKEFKDGIDLSKGQHQRLAVARMFYRNAAITILDEPTASIDAVTEEKIFASLEQNTEGKTVILITHRFSTVKNANKILMMEHGEIIEQGSHKELMSQGGKYADLYTMQAKRYLDNEVET; via the coding sequence ATGTCGATGACCACAGGAAATAATAGGCATATTTTTACAGTCGCTCTAAAGTCGGTCGGCTTTGCATGGCGTGCCAATAAAGTACTTTTCCTTATTCTTGTTTTCTTTAATGTCTTTCAGGGATCGGTAGTCTATCTGCAGTTCACTAGTTTCTCATCTATTGTAGACAGGATTGTGGAAATCAGACAAGGGAAGAGCGTGTTCCAGAACTTGATCTATCCATCGATCGTGCTTGGGCTGTCTTTCCTCGTGCCCACCATTGTAAGCAATGCTGTGAATTTCTTTCGGGCAAAGTTCAGGCTGGAGCTAGACATGCAACTTGACCTTCACAAGATCGACAAGCAAAGTGAACTGGATATTGGGGTAATTGAAAGCAGCTCCTATCAAAATCTCTTACGAAGTGCGCAGGAGTGGGGGACCAGCAGCATGCTCAGCTTGCAGGATTTTATTTTTTCTTCTGCAACCAGCTTTGCCGGTATTATTACATCGATGATTATCCTTTGGTCATTAAATTACTGGCTAGTCGTTTTCGCTATTATGGCGGCCGCCCCGGTTTACTTTTTTTACAAGAAGTACAGTATGGAGGTATTCCGTATCCGCTATTTTTCATTGGATGATCACCGTATTATCAGCAACCGGATTTCTCACTTCGAACAACTTCAAAAGGCGGTTGATGTTATCCTTCTCAAATTGAAATCATGGCTGCGTCTCCAGGTGAGTGAAAGGATGCATTCTTATAATTCGAAGATCATTGATGCCGAAAGGAGGAAAGCCATTTCCTATAATTTCCTGAGCCTGTGGTACCTCACCTTTCTTTTTGCCGCCATTGCCTTGATGACTAAACAGGCGATTGAAGGTACAATGGCAGTTGGCGGATTGCTTCTGGCATTTAATACTTACACCCGTTTTTATCAGACGGTGAATGGGTACGTGGAATCGATTTCGTGGACAGAGGAAGCGTCTCGCTATGCTGCGCGTTGGTTTGATCTTTTCGAAATGCAACCAAACATTCGATCGAAAGAAAATGCGAAACATCATCCTTTTGACGTGCCCCCACTCATTGAATTTAAAAATGTCTCTTTTCATTACCCGGTTGAGACTGGCGAAAGCCCATACGTTTTGAAGAACCTTTCGTTTACGATTAAGCCCGGTGAAAAAATTGCGATCGTCGGTGTAAATGGAGCAGGAAAGACTACGGTAATTAAATTGCTTTGCCGCATTTACGATCCAACGGATGGCGCTATTCTGATTAATGGAGTTGATCTTAAGGATATTCAATTGGAAGATTGGCAAAGCGCCATTGGAATTCTGTTCCAGGATTTTCCGATTTACAATCTGACAATTCGCGAATCAATCGGAGTGGGAAGGATAACAGATACGATCGACCAGCAAAAACTGGAGCAGGCCGCGAAATTTTCAGGAGCAGATGAATTCATTACCAGCTACGACCAGTTGATCTGGAAAGAATTCAAAGACGGAATTGATTTGTCCAAGGGGCAGCATCAGCGTCTGGCTGTTGCACGAATGTTTTATCGCAACGCAGCTATTACCATTCTTGACGAGCCTACAGCGTCTATCGATGCAGTAACGGAGGAGAAGATATTTGCTTCACTAGAGCAGAATACCGAAGGAAAAACGGTAATCCTGATTACACATCGATTCAGTACGGTGAAAAATGCGAATAAAATACTGATGATGGAACATGGTGAAATTATTGAACAAGGCTCACACAAAGAGCTGATGAGCCAGGGTGGGAAGTATGCGGATTTATATACGATGCAGGCAAAGCGCTACCTGGATAATGAAGTAGAGACTTAA
- a CDS encoding RNA polymerase subunit sigma-24: protein MSEETGANVQQLVGHLFRHEAGRMASVLTRLLGPNQIEVAEDIVQDSLIKAMELWPYHGIPQNPSAWLYKVAKNKTIDYIRSNQRKNKLESALQEEMKSEWSMSSRVNQIFKEEEIQDSVLRMMFVCCHPSIPQESQIALTLKTLGGLTSLEIANAFLTSEDTITKRIYRAKEKIKEEQLSMEVPTGTELVVRLGSVLKVLYLLFNEGYNSSHPDMLVREDLCEEAMRLTYLLIQYPITSQPRVKALVALMCLHVARFPSRLDDKGVIILLQDQDRTKWSRPLIERGMAFLRESFDGEQLTEYHVEAAIASVHAVAKDFSNTNWTELLKLYQTLLELKPGPMVELNMAIALGYARTADEGLKALGKISGLDNNHLYLAALGNFCLMEGNKEAARQYFTQAISHTTSNKEAELLKRKISGTIAK from the coding sequence ATGTCAGAAGAGACAGGGGCGAATGTACAGCAACTGGTTGGCCATCTTTTTCGTCATGAGGCGGGAAGGATGGCCTCAGTGCTTACGCGCCTGCTCGGCCCTAATCAGATCGAAGTAGCTGAGGACATTGTTCAGGACTCACTGATCAAAGCGATGGAGCTCTGGCCATATCATGGAATCCCTCAAAATCCATCGGCATGGCTTTACAAGGTGGCCAAAAATAAGACCATCGACTATATCCGGTCGAATCAGCGAAAAAATAAATTGGAGTCTGCTCTTCAGGAGGAGATGAAGTCGGAGTGGAGCATGTCGAGCAGGGTGAACCAGATTTTCAAAGAAGAAGAGATACAAGACAGTGTATTGCGAATGATGTTTGTCTGTTGCCACCCGTCCATTCCACAGGAATCACAAATTGCGCTTACCCTTAAAACACTAGGTGGGCTTACGTCCCTTGAAATTGCGAATGCGTTTCTCACTTCCGAGGACACTATTACAAAAAGGATTTATCGCGCCAAGGAGAAAATCAAAGAAGAACAACTCAGCATGGAGGTTCCGACCGGAACAGAGTTGGTTGTGCGACTTGGCAGTGTTTTGAAGGTCCTCTACCTTTTGTTTAACGAAGGCTACAATTCCAGTCATCCGGACATGCTTGTAAGGGAAGATTTGTGCGAAGAGGCAATGCGCTTAACGTATCTTTTGATTCAGTATCCTATCACCAGCCAGCCGAGAGTCAAAGCTCTGGTGGCTCTGATGTGTCTGCATGTAGCGAGATTTCCATCCCGACTGGACGACAAGGGAGTTATTATTCTATTACAGGATCAGGACCGGACAAAATGGAGTAGACCGTTGATTGAGCGAGGTATGGCTTTTCTCCGCGAGTCATTTGACGGAGAGCAACTTACGGAATATCACGTTGAGGCAGCCATTGCTTCAGTTCATGCCGTTGCTAAAGATTTTTCGAATACCAACTGGACCGAACTCCTTAAATTATACCAGACGCTATTGGAATTGAAACCGGGCCCAATGGTAGAGTTGAACATGGCTATCGCTCTAGGATATGCCAGAACCGCGGACGAAGGGCTAAAGGCGTTGGGAAAAATATCGGGTCTTGACAACAATCATTTATATCTGGCAGCTCTTGGGAATTTCTGTCTCATGGAAGGCAACAAAGAAGCTGCTCGTCAGTATTTTACACAAGCAATATCCCATACCACTTCGAACAAGGAAGCAGAATTGCTGAAACGAAAGATCTCTGGAACTATAGCTAAGTGA
- a CDS encoding DNA-binding response regulator: protein MKLTSLIIDDEEISCDALEWQLKKYCPEVEVVQKCSDPLNAESTIKQANPNIVFLDIEMPGMSGLDLLSKFTKPNFHVIFVTAHDKFALKAFKYSAVDYLLKPVESQDLIEAVNKVKDKGIGENGELNLLLSALKEMNSEKGSKRIALPTSNEIAIVNIDDIIYCEGDGNYTSIIMHDGSKIVLSKTLKLLEDFLDERVFFRIHNAYLININHIKKVNRREGGALIMDNGAELPMSRYKKQEFFERFDYL from the coding sequence ATGAAGCTAACATCTTTAATAATCGATGACGAGGAAATCAGTTGTGATGCCCTTGAATGGCAGTTGAAAAAATACTGCCCGGAAGTAGAAGTAGTTCAAAAATGTAGTGACCCGTTGAATGCAGAGTCAACTATAAAACAAGCAAACCCAAATATCGTCTTTCTTGACATCGAAATGCCGGGAATGTCAGGACTTGATCTCCTGAGTAAATTCACAAAACCAAATTTCCATGTGATTTTTGTTACTGCTCATGACAAGTTCGCTTTAAAGGCTTTTAAATACAGTGCGGTAGATTATCTCCTTAAACCAGTTGAAAGCCAGGATCTGATTGAGGCTGTAAATAAAGTGAAAGATAAGGGCATCGGTGAAAATGGTGAACTTAACCTACTGCTAAGTGCTCTCAAAGAGATGAACTCTGAAAAAGGGTCGAAGAGAATAGCACTACCTACCTCTAATGAAATCGCCATAGTTAATATTGATGATATCATCTATTGCGAAGGTGACGGCAATTACACCAGCATCATCATGCACGATGGTTCGAAGATTGTGCTCTCGAAAACACTTAAACTTTTGGAAGACTTCTTGGACGAACGAGTATTTTTTAGAATACACAATGCTTACCTCATCAATATCAATCACATCAAAAAAGTAAATCGAAGAGAGGGCGGAGCGCTCATTATGGACAATGGTGCCGAACTACCCATGTCAAGATATAAGAAGCAGGAGTTCTTCGAGCGATTCGATTATTTATAA